The proteins below come from a single Malus sylvestris chromosome 3, drMalSylv7.2, whole genome shotgun sequence genomic window:
- the LOC126615188 gene encoding NADPH-dependent aldehyde reductase-like protein, chloroplastic, with the protein MAEHCSSSSLSPSLPLNGRVAIVTGGSRGIGRAIAAHLHSLGAKVVVNYASSNSAQADQLVSELNQTTPKSQVIAVRADVSDPDQVKQLFDKAEQEFGTQLDIVVNSAGVLDPKYPSVANTAVEDWDNTFNVNTKGAFLVSREAAKRVKRGGGGRIIMITSSVVGGLMPGYAAYAASKAAVETMVKILAKELKGTGITANCVAPGPVATELFFAGKSEEMVKRLEDACPLGRLGEPKDVSGIVGFLAADAGEWVNGQVIRINGGFFI; encoded by the coding sequence ATGGCTGAACACTGCTCTTCCTCTTCCCTTTCCCCTTCCCTGCCCCTCAACGGCCGCGTAGCCATCGTAACCGGCGGTTCGCGCGGCATCGGCCGTGCCATTGCAGCTCACCTCCACTCCCTCGGCGCAAAGGTCGTTGTCAATTACGCTTCATCAAACTCAGCGCAAGCAGATCAATTAGTCTCAGAGCTCAACCAGACAACCCCAAAATCGCAAGTGATTGCGGTCCGAGCAGACGTCTCGGACCCGGATCAGGTGAAGCAGCTCTTCGACAAAGCCGAGCAAGAATTCGGGACCCAACTCGACATCGTCGTGAACAGCGCGGGGGTTTTGGATCCCAAATATCCCAGCGTGGCCAATACGGCGGTGGAGGACTGGGACAACACATTCAATGTCAACACCAAAGGGGCGTTTTTGGTTTCTAGGGAAGCAGCGAAGAGAGTCAAGCGCGGCGGCGGCGGGAGAATTATTATGATAACGTCGTCGGTCGTCGGGGGGCTTATGCCTGGGTACGCAGCCTACGCGGCCTCCAAGGCGGCGGTGGAGACGATGGTAAAGATTTTGGCCAAGGAGCTCAAGGGCACTGGAATAACTGCGAATTGCGTTGCGCCGGGGCCGGTGGCGACGGAGTTGTTCTTTGCCGGGAAGAGTGAGGAGATGGTTAAGAGGCTTGAGGATGCTTGCCCTCTGGGTCGATTGGGCGAGCCCAAGGATGTGTCTGGGATTGTGGGCTTTTTAGCGGCGGATGCAGGCGAGTGGGTCAATGGTCAGGTCATTCGGATCAACGGTGGATTTTTCATTTGA